The Pelagibacterium halotolerans B2 nucleotide sequence CACGTCGACAGGCTGATCCGCGACTTTGCCATCGGCATGCTGCCCGAACTGTTTCCGGGCGAGGACGGTATCTGCTTCACCCGGCCCTGAAATGGTGGCGGCAAAGCGCGCAGGACCGCTTTGCCGCCTGGTCTTTTGGGGCTACCAACTGGCTGAAATATACTGGGTTTCCATAAATTCCAGCATGCCTTCATGGCCGCCTTCCCGGCCAAGGCCCGATTGCTTGGTGCCGCCGAACGGGGCGGCGGGGTCGGAAACCAGGCCGCGATTGAGTCCGACCATGCCATAGTCGAGGCGTTCGCAGACCTGAAGGCCGCGCTTCATGTCTTCGGTGAAGACATAGGCGACCAGGCCATATTCTGTGTCGTTGGCGCGGCCGATGACATCATCCTCGTCGTCAAAGACCTGGATGGCCGCCACGGGACCGAAAATCTCGTCATGCATGCACGCAGCTTCCGGTGGAACGTTGTAGAGCACAGTCGGAGGATAGAAATATCCCTTGCCATGGGGCACAGTGCCACCGAGCCGAAGCTCGGCGCCCCTGGCGATGGCATCGGCAACGAAGGCGGCGACCTTGTTGCGCGTATCGGCATTGACCAGCGGCCCCACATCGACGCCCGGCTCGAGACCGTTCCCCATCCTCAGTGCCGCCATGCGGGCTGTGAATTTATCGGTGAAGGCCTCGGCGACGTCTGTGTGCACATAGATGCGGTTGGCCGCGGTGCAGGCTTCGCCCAGATTGCGCATCTTGGCCAGCATCGCACCCTCGACAGCCAATTCGATATCGGCGTCTGCAAGCACCAGAAGGGGTGCATTGCCCCCAAGTTCCATGGCCGGCTTGAGCACCTGCCGGGCGGCAACGCCCAGCAGCTTGCGTCCGACCTCTGTCGAGCCGGTGAATGAGATCACCCGCACGCGCGGATCGCCCAGCATGGCCTCGACGACCGAGCCGCTGCGGCGGCTGGGCAAGACATTGACTACCCCCTTGGGCACGCCGGCCTCTTCGAGAAGCGGCATGAGCTCGAGCATGGTCAGGGGGGTTTCCGATGCCGGCTTGATGATGACCGGGCAACCTGCCGCCAAGGCCGGCGCGATCTTGCGCGTCCCCATTGCCGCAGGATAGTTCCAGGGCGTTACCAGTACCGCAATGCCCGCGGGCTTGTGTTGCACGATGATACGAGCGCCCGATGACGGCGCGCGGGTGATAAGACCATCGGCCCGCACCGCTTCCTCGGAGAACCAGCGAAAAAACTCCGCCGCATACGCCGCTTCGCCCATCGCATCGCCGCGCGCCTTGCCGTTTTCAAGCGTAATCAGCCGGGCGAAATCTTCGAGTCGCGCGCTCATCAATTCGAACGCCTTGCGCAAAATCTCACCGCGTTCGCGCGGTTTCCGGCCGGCCCAGTCGGCAAAGGCATCCGCGGCGGCATCGACGGCGCCGATGGCGTCTTCGCTCGTGCCCGACGCGACCGAGGCCAGCACCTCCTCTGTTGCGGGGTTCAAGACCTCGAAACGCTCCCCGCTCGAGCTCTTGCGCCATTGGCCGTTGATATAGAGATCGCTTTTGTACATGGCGTTTGCTTATGCTCCTAAAGCAGGTGCCGGACCGGTCCGGCCACCCGGTCCGCGAAATCTTCGAGCACCATCACCGCGATGTCCTCGGCCAGCGCATCCTGGGGGGTTGTAAGACCGAGCAGATAGCCCGATCCATCCCGCGTCACGGTAAAGACAGGAACCGTGTCCCTGACCAGCCGGACGCGGGTCAGGCGCGTGCCGGTCAAATCGCGGACGATCGCCATAGGCGCCTGATCGTCTGCTGGAACCGGCACCGACAGGCGCGAGCGGTCGGGATCGGAAAATGTGCCAAGGATCGACCGGCCCGCTTCCACCCGAACCGCGATGACCCCGCTTTCGGTCATCGTCTGCCGCAGGCTTCCGGCCGCAAAGGCGGCCCAGATTCGGGCGTCACTCACCGCTCCGGGCTTCTCGGCAGCGAGCAGGGTAACCAAACCGTCGAGCGCCGCAGGGTCCACACGGGCTTCCACTTCGTTCCATGCCGTGCCGACGGTGCGTTTGGCGGCCAGGGCGCGCAGCGTCTCGATGTCTTTCACGTGGTAGGGCTGCTCGACCCCTTGCGTGGCAAGCAGCGCCAGGTCGAGACTTTCCTCCTCGGCCAGCCGCCGTGCTTTTGGCGAAGCGAGAATCCGGTCTCCGGTTGTCGGCGGAGATGGGGCAGGCCGCACCGGTGCAGGGGCGCGCGCGACCGCTGGTGGTTCGACCGAAGGCGCCTCTTCAAGGGGAGGGGTTTCCGCGACTGACGTCTCGGGTCCGGAGGGGGGCGGAGCGCTGGGCTTTTCTTCCGAGATTACCGCGATCACATTGCCCACCGGTACGTTCTCACCCGGCGCGCTGAGCAATTGAGCGACAAAGCCGTCGGCGCCGGCTTCGATCTCCATTGTTGTCTTGTCGGTCTCGACCTCGAACAGGATCTCGTCGGCCCGGACCGCGTCGCCCTCGGCCTTGAGCCAGGCAAGCAGCACCGCGCTGTCCTGCGCCATCCCGAGCGCCGGCATTATGATGTCACGAGGCATAGGACAGCTCGTTTTGCACCATCGCCTTGGCGCGCGCAGCGACGGCTTGGGGTGTAGGTACGGTCAAATCCTCGAGCGCCGGAGAAAACGGTACGGGCACGTCCATGGCGCCCATGCGCTGCACCGGTGCATCGAGATGGTAAAAGGCCCTTTCCGAAATGCGGCTGGCGATTTCGGCGGTCACCCCGAAGCTCTGGTGCCCCTCGTCGATGACGATGGCGCGTGAGGTCTTGCGCACCGAGGCCACGATGGCCTCCTCGTCGAGCGGTACGATGGTGCGCGGATCGACGATTTCGGCCGAAATGCCGTCGGCTTCGAGCATCGCTGCCGCCTTTTCGGCGACCTGGACCATCGAAGAGGTGGCCACAAGGGTGACGTCGCGTCCCTTTCGGACGATGTTGGCCACCCCGAAAGGAATGAGATATTCCTCCTCGGGCACCGGAGCCTTGTCCTGATACATGAGCTTGTCTTCAAAGATCACCACAGGACTGTCGTCGCGAATGGCGGTCTTGAGCAGGCCCTTGGCCTCATAGGCCGATGAGGGCAGGGCGACCTTGAGCCCGGGAATATGGGCAACCAGCGCGTGCAATGATTGGCTGTGCTGGGCAGCGGAGCGTCGAGTGGCGCCCAGATTGGTGCGCAGCACCATGGGCACCTTGAGCTTGCCGCCCGACATGTAATGGGTCTTGGCTGCCTGGTTGCAGAGCTGGTCCATGACCAGAAACAGGAAGTCGCCGAACATCAGGTCGACGATCGGCCGCGAGCCGGTCATGGCCGCGCCCACCGCCATGCCGACGAAGCCCGGCTCGGAAATGGGCGTATCGATGATGCGCTCCTTGCCGAACTCTTCCACAAGGCCCGAAAGCACCTTGAAGGGCGTGCCGGCCTCGGCCACGTCCTCGCCGAGCAGGAAGATGGACGGGTCGCGCCGCATTTCCTCGGCAATCGCCTCATTGACAGCCTTCGACAGCGTGATCTCGCGCATCAAGGGTCTCCTCAGGCCGCCGTTTCGGCGGGGGCAAAAACATGCATGTCGACCTCGCCGGCGTCCGGATAGGGCGCGTCCAGCGCATAATTGACCGCTGCTTCGGCATCGGCACGGATCTGGTCGGTAATCGCCTGCAACTCTTCGGCGGTAGCCAGCCTTTCAGCGGTCAACCAGGCCCCGAAATTGGTGATCGGGTCACGGTTCTCCTTCCATTCGGCCTCTTCTTCCTTGGAGCGGTAATAGGTGCGGTTGATATCGCCCACATGGTGGCCGTGATAGCGGTAGGTGTTGAGGGTGACAAAGAACGGTCCTTCGCCGGCCCTGGCGCGGCGGACCAAATCCGTTGCAAGGCGATTGACCGCCAGCACGTCCTGGCCGTCGACCTCATGGGCCGCGATGCCGAACGCCTCGGCCCGCGCCTTGAGTTCGCCCGCGGCCATCTCTTCGACCTTGGTATATTCGCCATAGAGATTGTTCTCGCAGGCGTAGATCACCGGCAGTTTCCACAGGGCCGCCATGTTCATCGTCTCGTAAAGCAGGCCCTGTCCCAGCGCGCCGTCACCGAAAAAGCAGACGGCAACCGCGCCGGTTTGCATGCGCTTGGCCGACAATGCAGCGCCGGTCGCAATCCCGGCGGAGCCGCCCACTATGGCGTTGGCGCCAAGGTTGCCATTGGCCTGATCGGCAATGTGCATCGACCCGCCCTTGCCCCGGCAATACCCCTCAACCTTGCCGAGCAGTTCGCAGAACATGGGTTTGAACTCGGCGCCCTTGGCGACACAGTGGCCGTGCCCGCGATGGGTGGAGGTGATGTAGTCTGTCACCTCCAGCGCTTCGCAGATGCCCACCGCCACCGCTTCCTGGCCGCTATACATATGGGTCAGGCCCGGCATTTTGGCCGACAGGTAGAGCTGGTTGGCATTGTCTTCGAAGGTGCGGATGCGCACCATCTGGCGGTACATCCGCAAATAGGCCTCGGCATTGGTGCCATTTGTTTTTTCGGCTGGGCTCATCGGAGCGCTCCCATTGTCAATACCGATGCGAGATCGGCAATTCTTCTGCGGGGAACAGGCTGATGATCTCGCATCCTGTATCGGTGACGACCACTTCCTCCTCGATCCGCGCCGCCGAATAGCCGTCGGTGGCCGGGCAGTAGGTCTCGAGCGCAAAAACCATGCCGGTCTGGATTTCCATGGGATGATCGAGGCTGACCGCACGACTGATGATCGGCCGCTCGTGCAGGGCGAGCCCCAGCCCGTGCCCGAATTGCAGCCCGAACGCCGCCAGCTCATTGGGAAATCCAAGGCTTTCGGCCGTCGGCCAGACCGATGCGACCTTATCGGTCGTGACGCCGGGCCTGATGAGCGCGATCGAGGCGTCGAGCCACTCGCGGCACTTCACATAGGCATCGAGCTGCGGCGGCGTGGCGCGCCCGATATTGAAGGTGCGGTAGTAGCAGGTCCGATAGCCCTGATAGCTTTGCAGGATGTCGAAAAACGCCTGGTCGCCCGGGCGGAAATAGCGGTCGGTGAAATTGTGCGGATGCGGATTGCAACGTTCGCCGGCAATGGCGTTGATCGCCTCGACATCGTCCGAGCCCATCTCATAGAGCATCTTGTTGGCCATCGCGACGATGTCGTTCTCGCGGATGCCGGGTTTGAGCTCCTGCCAGATCATGTGATAGACGCCGTCCACCATGCTGGCCGCCTGATTGAGCAGGTGGATTTCGTCGACATTTTTGATCTCGCGCGCGCCCAGCATGATCTGCTGGCCATCGACGATACGGACGCCGGCTTCCTGCAGTGCAAAAAACATCGCCGTCTCGGCATAGTCGACGCCGACGGGCATATCGGCCACGCCGGCTTTTTTCAGCAGTTGGTAGATTTCCTCGGCATAGAGCTTCATCAGCCCGAACGATGGCGGGATGGTGCCGCGCATGCCCACGACACCGGCAAGGCAATGGTCGGGGTCGAGCCAGTCGCAATACTCGCGGTGATGCACCGCCGCCGAGCCGAAATCCCAGACATAGGGCTCCTCGTCTCCGGCCAGCAGCGCGAAGCGGCACATCTTGTCGCGCTCCCATTCGCCGATCTTGGTGCCCGAGACGTAGCGGATGTTGTTGACGTCAAAGAGCAGCAGTGCGCCGCAAGCCGACTTTTTCAGCGCATCCTTGGCGCGTGACAGGCGGTAGCGGCGCAGCCGATCGTGATCGACGCGGCGCTCGAAATCGACGGCGGTGTGTCCAAGGGCCGGCAGGTGCCGGTCCCAGCGCCAGTTGGGGTCCATGTCGCCCGGTTGCAGGATGCGGGGGCTGAGCGCATTGGTCATTTTGAACACCTCATTGATATCTGGACTGACCGGTCGACCCGGAGGAGAGGGTCAAGGCTTTCCTTCGCTGCGAAAAGCTGTGTCACGGCTAGCCCCTGTAAACGGCAAGTGCGCCCGCCAGGACGAGCAGCAGGCCGGCCAGCCGCAAGGGCGAAACGGTGCGGACTTCAAGGTCGAATGCACCGAAATGGTCGGCGATGACGGCGCCCAGCAATTGGCCGGCGACAATGCAGACGAAAAACAGCAGGGCCCCGGTGACCGGCGCGATCACCGGGCCGCTTGCCACGAACACAGCGCCGATCACTCCGGCCAGATAGACCCACCACGGAACGTTCGAGAGCGTCGCCGCGCTTATCGTGCCTCGCCCGGTAAAGACCAGCAGGACCAGCGCGCTTATCAGCGCCACCAATATCGAGATCGCCGCGGCCCCGAACGGGTTCCCGATGGCGCGTGCGAGCATGGCGTTGAGGGCGGGCTGTACGGACACAAGTCCACCGACCCCTACCGCCGCGATCATGTATGCCCAGGCCACCATCGCGCTCAATCCCAGTTCAGGATGCGCGGCAGGCGCCGGTGCAGGGCGAGCGTGCCGACGATTCCCAGCGGGAAAAAGATAAGGGTCAGGGCCATGATCAGTCCGGTGGCGAGAATGTTGATTTCCGAAGCGCCCAGCGTGGCCACGAACAACTCGTTGAAGGCGACGATCAGGATCGCGCCGATGACCGGACCGGCTACGGTCCCCTTGCCCCCCAGAATGCACATGAGCACCATGTTCACCGAAACCAGGATCATGAGGAAAATATTGGGGCGGATATAGGTGAGATACTCACCCCAGATCGCACCGGCCATGCCCACGAGCCCGGCCGAGATGGCAAAGGCCAGGACCTTGTAGAGTCTGGTGTCGATCCCGGCGCTTTCCGCCTTGATCTCGTCCTTGGCGATGGCGCGCAGGCCGAGCCCGAACTTGGAATGCTTGATGCGATAGTTGAGCCAGACGGCAAACGCCGCCAGCGCGATGAATGCGTAATAGTAGGGAAGCTTTGCCCATTGCACAGGCAGGTTCGTGGGGGGCAGGGGCACCCCGTTGGCCCCGCCGATGAAGTGCCAGTTATCCATAAGGATGCGGGCGATCATCACCAGGGCGAGCGAGGAGATGATAAAGGACGGGCCACGGACCCGCAGCGTGATCAGCCCGATGACATAGCCGAAGAGCCCCGCCACCACGCCGGCCGCCGGGGCAAGCAGGATCGCCGAAATCCCATAGCGCGCCATGAGCATGCCGGCGAAATAGCCGCCGATCGCAAAGAACACATTGTGCCCCAGCGATATATAGCCGGTAAAACCGCCAAGAATGTTCCACCCGGCGGCCATCGCCGCATAGGAGGCGGTCAAAAGCACAAGGTGCAGCAGGTAGTTGTAGTTTCCCGCAAATTGCAGGGCCGGCAGGACCGATAGCGCCAAAAGAATAGCGATCGGGAACCAGTACGCCCGGCGGATATCGCGATGGGTCGTCATGCCTGCGTCGTGGGCCTTGCGCGCCGCGCGGACCGAAGCGACATTGTCTGAACTCGATGTCATCACGCCAGCTCCGGTTTTTCGCCGAACAGACCCTGCGGGCGCACCAGCAGGATGACGAACAGGGCGAGAAAGAAAACGATGGTCGACCAGGTCGAGCCGATGAAGGTGCCGACAAAGGCCGCGATGACCGACAGGGTGAACGCCGCAACGACAGTTCCGACGATCGAGCCCATGCCGCCCAGAACCACCAGAGACATCAGCACTGCGATCCATTCCCAGTGCTTTGCGGGAAAGAAGCTGAAGACGAACGAGACAAGCGCGCCCGCCGCGCCGGCCAGCCCGACCCCGATCGCGAAGGTCACCATGGAAACGAGATTGACGTTGACCCCAAGCAGCTCGGCCGCTTCCCGGTTCTGCGTGGTGGCCCGGATGGCGTAGCCGAAGCGCGAATATTTGAGGAACAGCGCCAGGGCGCCGATGATCGCCAGCGATATCAGCCCGGCATAGAGCTGACCCGTGGGGATGAAAACGTCGCCGATAAAGATCGCCTGGGTGGCATAGGGCGGCGATGTCACCCGCTGGGTGTTGGCGAACATGCTCCCCAGCCCGCCCTCGATCACCATGGCGACCGCGAAGGTCAAAAGGACGGTCATTTCCGAATATTTGGCCGATCGCGCTTCGCGCTCGAATACGAGCTTGTAGAGAACCACACCGACCACAGCCATGATGGCCGCCGCGAACGGCATGGCGATTATGGGATCGACGCCCAGCAGCCTGAAGGCCCAGTACGCCAGATAGGCCCCGGCGATGATCAGGGCGGGATGCGCCAGATTGACGATGCGCATGACCCCGAAAATGAGACTCAGCCCCGAGCCCATGAGCGAGAAGACACCGCCCAGAGCCAGACCGAGAATAAGAACCTGCACTATTGAAGACATGCGATCTCCCGGTCAGGCCGCCCTGTTGGCGCCCAGATAGAGTTCCTGGATTCTGGGATCGGCGAGGATTTGTTCGGCCGGTCCCTCGAAAAGCGTACGGCCCAGATCGAGCACGACCCCCCAGTCCGAATTTTTCAGACCCATGACAGCGTTCTGTTCGACGAGCAGGATGGTGATGCCCTCGGCGGCCAGCACCTTCATGATCTCGAACATCTCGCGGACGATCTTGGGCGCGAGCCCGAGCGAAGGCTCGTCGAGCATGACGATATCGGGCTTGAGAATCATGGTCCGCGCCATGGCCAATGTCTGCTGCTGGCCACCGGACATGGTGCCGGCGTGCTGGCCGGACCGCTCCCGCAGGATGGGAAACCGGTCCATGACCGCATCCACACGGCGGTCGACCTCGGCGCTGTCGCCCAGGATATAGCCGCCCATGCGCAGGTTCTCCCGCACGGTCATCTTGGCAAACAGCGCGCGCTCCTGGGGGACAAAGCAGATGCCCCGGCGCAGGATCTGGTCGGGGCGCAAGCCGTTGAGGCGCTCGCCCTTGAAGATCACCTCGCCCTGGCGGATATGCAGCATGCCGCAAATCGCCTTGAGCAGGGTGGATTTGCCTGCGCCATTGGGGCCGATGATGCAATGGATCTTGCCCGGCTTGACCGTCAGGTGCGCGCCCTCGAGAATGGCCGGTCCGCTGCCGTATCCGGCGGTAATGTTTCTGACCTCGAGAAGTTCGGTCATCAGCTGGCCTCCTCCAACGCGCCGCCGAGATAGGCGTCGAGCACTGCGGGGTCCTTCTGAACCTCTTCGGGCCGGCCCCTGGCGATGACCCTGCCCTGGGTCATGACCACAACCTGGTGCGACAGGCGCATGATGAGATTCATGTTGTGCTCGACGATCAGCACGGTGAGACCGCGATCGTTCAACTGCCGGATGCGTGTGATGATCTCCTCGAGCAGCGACGGATTGACACCGCCTGCCGGCTCGTCGAGCAGGATGATCTTGGGATCGCTCATTAGCAGCGCCGCGAGGTCCATGAGTTTCTTCTGCCCGAACGAGAGGTTGGAGCCGTCCTCGTGGGCGATCCGCGTGATGCCCAGAAAATCGAGGATATCCATGGCCTTTTCGATTTCATCCTTGCTCATCGCCGGCTTCATAAGGTCGCGCCAGCCATGGATGCGGGATTGGCAGATGACGTTTTCGAGCACGCTCATGTCGGCGAGGTTGCGCGAGATCTGAAAGGTTCGAGAGACGCCGAGCTTTGTGATCTTGTGCGGCCGCAACGGATCGATGCGCTGATCTTCGAGCCACACTTCGCCCGCCGTTGGCATCATGGTTCGGCTGATGCAGTTGAATGCTGTCGTCTTGCCCGCGCCGTTGGGGCCGATCAGCGCTGTGATGGTGCCCTTTTCGACAGTGAACGAGCAGTCATCGACCGCTTTGAGTCCTCCGAAATACTTGCAGAGGCCTTTGACCTCGAGCATCGCTTATCCCCTTGGTTTGCCCAATCGTTCCAACTGGTGGTGCCGATGCGCCGGGCTCATGGGCCCGGCGCACAGACGGATCAGAACCCGTTCTTGGGATAGACCAGGGGCGACACGCCCTCGAATTCGTTGGTGGGATAGACAAACTGCAGATTGCCGCCATTCCACTGTGTCATGAGGAATGGCTTGTCGACCGGCAGGCCGCGTTCGTCCCAGTTAAAGCGGCCAAGGATCGTCCGTACCGGTTCGTCCGGAGTGCGGGAGGAGAGCCAGTCGCCCATCGCGGCATTGTCGGTGGACCCGACGCCGGTAATCGCCTGTTCGATACCCTGGCAGACAGCGAAGGGAATTGCCGCGTCTTCGTCCGGCACCGCCCCATAGGCCTCTTGGTAGGCCGCCACGAAGTCGGCGTTCGAAAAGGGCTCGCCCCCAAGGATGGATTCGAACGGCGCATCCTTGTGCCAGGATGTGTGCACGAGAACGCCATCCCCCGACGCGCCGGTACCTTCGCTGAACTCGGCCTGCGTTCCCTGGCTGAAATAGACCAGTTTGGCCTCGGCCTGCACTGTGGCGAGGGCGCGGGTGAGCTGTACGGCTTCTTCGGCCGAGGCGGTCAGCCCGATAATCATTTCGGCGTTGGACCGCTTGATCGAATTGGCGAGGTTGAGCCAGTCGCTGAACCCTTCCTCCGGCCAGCGTTCTGAATAGACGACCTCGATGCCCGCCTCGGCGAGATAGCCCGGCGCAAGGTCGGCGACAAGACTGTTGTCGGCAGCGTCGATGACCTGTTCGCCAAGCAGGCCGGCCCATACGCCATTCGCAAAGAAATCGTCCGCCGAAACCACCGCCGCTGTCTGCGGGCGCTCTGCTTCGGGGATGAGATCGTTGATCAGCGCCGAAACCGATGCCCCGACATATTCCGCGGCATTGGGCTGGAAGTAATAGATGTTCTCATGGCCCTGGGTGTAGATTCCCAAAGCGCCGCCGGCCGGCAGCGCATGCACCATTCCGTTTCGCGCAAGAAGGCTCGCCACGGGAAAGCTCAGCCGCGACGAGAAGGTGCCGAACACGGCCTCGACGCCATCGACATTGATGAAGCGCTCATACTGGCTGATGGCCGTGGCGTTGTCCGAACGGTTGTCGGAAACGACAAGCTCGACCTCGCGGCCCAGAATGCCGCCTCTCTCGTTGATCAGGTCGACGCACAGCCCGTAGCCTTCCTGGTGCTTCTGTCCCGAAACCGAGAACCCTCCCGTGAGCGGCAATGATGCGCCGATCTTCAACGTCTGTGCATAAGCGGCTCCCCCAACCATCGAGAATGCGGCGGCAGCGGCCAGAAATTTGAATGCGGTCTTCATATCTTCCTCCCATGAATACCGATCGTGAAAGATGCAGCGCATTGGCCGCCATTCTTCTTATTGCGAGCCCGAGACCCGATGGTGCGCCGGCCTGCCGGCCGCCGCGACTATTCGGCCGCCTGGGCAGGAACCTCCAGCCCGGTCGGCACAGGAGTGCCCTCGCTGACAAGCTCGATCCCGGCGCCCAGTGCCACGGTTTCAAGAATCGCGGCGAAATCGAGGGCCAGATAGGCCTCCGGATCGTCCTTGAGCCGGGCGGCGCCGAAATGGGCCTGCAACGCCTCCCGCGTTGCCGCCGTGACCGGCATGGGCACATTGAGCCTGCGGGCCGAGCTCAGTCCCAGATCGAGGTCCTTGCGCAGCAGTTCGGGCGTGAAGGTCGTGGTCCAATCCAGATTGACCAGCGCATTGGCCTTGTAGCGGGTGAATACCGAACCCATGACCGAATTGTTCATGAAGTCTAGAAACGCCGCTCGCGGCACGCCCGCTTTCTGGGCGAGTATGGTGATCTCCGCCAGGTTCTGGATGACGACGCCGAGAAACACATTGTGAGCGATTTTGCAGAAGCGCGAGAGCTCGCCTTCCCCGACATAGGAGACGCCCCGGCCCGCGATGGCGGCAATCAGCGGTTCGACGGTGTCGAAGATCTCACGCGGCCCGGACGCGACCGAACTCAATTTGCCG carries:
- a CDS encoding NAD(P)-dependent oxidoreductase; protein product: MPHRCAGRSRRNQSEGAFAMGLRVGWIGMGRMGYPMAERLLDAGYEVSVWNRTRAKAEPLAKKGAVLVDAPRDLSSVDVLFTMVSTGADVEQVYFGPDGVLSGDGAVPKIFVDCSSIAVEQSADIRKRLAARGAQLLASPVSGNGKCVRAGKLSSVASGPREIFDTVEPLIAAIAGRGVSYVGEGELSRFCKIAHNVFLGVVIQNLAEITILAQKAGVPRAAFLDFMNNSVMGSVFTRYKANALVNLDWTTTFTPELLRKDLDLGLSSARRLNVPMPVTAATREALQAHFGAARLKDDPEAYLALDFAAILETVALGAGIELVSEGTPVPTGLEVPAQAAE
- a CDS encoding amino acid ABC transporter substrate-binding protein, producing MKTAFKFLAAAAAFSMVGGAAYAQTLKIGASLPLTGGFSVSGQKHQEGYGLCVDLINERGGILGREVELVVSDNRSDNATAISQYERFINVDGVEAVFGTFSSRLSFPVASLLARNGMVHALPAGGALGIYTQGHENIYYFQPNAAEYVGASVSALINDLIPEAERPQTAAVVSADDFFANGVWAGLLGEQVIDAADNSLVADLAPGYLAEAGIEVVYSERWPEEGFSDWLNLANSIKRSNAEMIIGLTASAEEAVQLTRALATVQAEAKLVYFSQGTQAEFSEGTGASGDGVLVHTSWHKDAPFESILGGEPFSNADFVAAYQEAYGAVPDEDAAIPFAVCQGIEQAITGVGSTDNAAMGDWLSSRTPDEPVRTILGRFNWDERGLPVDKPFLMTQWNGGNLQFVYPTNEFEGVSPLVYPKNGF